One Saimiri boliviensis isolate mSaiBol1 chromosome 17, mSaiBol1.pri, whole genome shotgun sequence genomic window carries:
- the ATXN7L3 gene encoding ataxin-7-like protein 3 isoform X2: MMQQQCRRDGRRAEARPPTLPSAPGSFVSPHPTLGRQLLKLVPTVPRGPGLWALCLNPWPCCRPLCYEQSERRLHKSLQMKMEEMSLSGLDNSKLEAIAQEIYADLVEDSCLGFCFEVHRAVKCGYFFLDDTDPDSMKDFEIVDQPGLDIFGQVFNQWKSKECVCPNCSRSIAASRFAPHLEKCLGMGRNSSRIANRRIANSNNMNKSESDQEDNDDINDNDWSYGSEKKAKKRKSDKNPNSPRRSKSLKHKNGELSNSDPFKYNNSTGISYETLGPEELRSLLTTQCGVISEHTKKMCTRSLRCPQHTDEQRRTVRIYFLGPSAVLPEVESSLDNDSFDMTDSQALISRLQWDGSSDLSPSDSGSSKTSENQGWGLGTNSSESRKTKKKKSHLSLVGTASSLGSNKKKKPKPPAPPTPSIYDDIN; encoded by the exons ATGATGCAGCAGCAGTGCCGCAGGGACGGGAGAAGAGCCGAGGCCCGGCCTCCTACCCTTCCCAGTGCCCCCGGCTCATTCGTCAGTCCCCACCCCACTCTAGGCCGGCAGCTCCTGAAACTCGTACCCACCGTTCCGAGGGGCCCTGGGCTGTGGGCGCTGTGTCTGAATCCTTGG CCGTGTTGCCGCCCGCTGTGCTATGAGCAGTCAGAGCGCCGTCTCCACAAGAgtttacaaatgaaaatggagGAAATGTCTTTGTCTGGCCTGGATAACAGCAAACTAGAG GCCATCGCTCAGGAGATCTACGCGGACCTGGTCGAGGATTCTTGTTTGGGATTCTGCTTTGAGGTACACCGGGCTGTCAAGTGTGGCTACTTCTTCCTGGACGACACGGACCCTGATAGCATGAAGGATTTTG AGATCGTGGACCAGCCGGGGTTGGACATCTTTGGACAGGTTTTCAACCAGTGGAAGAGCAAGGAGTGTGTTTGCCCTAATTGCAGTCGCAGTATTGCCGCCTCCCGCTTTGCTCCCCATCTGGAGAAGTGCCTGGGAATGGGTCGGAACAGCAGCCGAATTGCCAACCGCCG CATTGCCAATAGCAACAATATGAACAAGTCTGAGAGTGACCAAGAGGATAATGATGACATCAATGACAACGACTGGTCCTATGGCTCGGAGAAGAAAG ccaagaagagaaaatcagacAAG AACCCCAATTCCCCTCGAAGATCCAagtctttaaaacacaaaaatg gggAACTTAGCAATTCGGATCCTTTTAAG TATAACAATTCCACTGGGATCAGCTATGAGACCCTGGGGCCAGAGGAGCTTCGAAGCCTGCTGACTACG CAATGTGGGGTGATTTCCGAACACACCAAGAAGATGTGCACAAG GTCCCTGCGCTGCCCACAGCACACAGATGAGCAGAGGCGAACCGTGCGGATTTACTTCCTCGGGCCCTCGGC CGTCCTTCCGGAGGTCGAGAGCTCCCTGGATAATGACAGCTTTGACATGACTGACAGCCAGGCCCTGATCAGCCGGCTTCAGTGGGACGGCTCCTCTGACCTCTCACCCTCAGATTCGGGCTCCTCCAAGACGAGTGAAAATCAGGGATGGGGTCTAG GTACCAACAGCTCCGAGTCACggaaaaccaagaaaaagaaatcccatcTGAGCCTGGTAGggactgcctccagcctgggctccaaCAAAAAGAAGAAGCCAAAGCCACCGGCACCCCCGACGCCCAGCATCTATGATGACATCAACTGA
- the ATXN7L3 gene encoding ataxin-7-like protein 3 isoform X1, which produces MMQQQCRRDGRRAEARPPTLPSAPGSFVSPHPTLGRQLLKLVPTVPRGPGLWALCLNPWPCCRPLCYEQSERRLHKSLQMKMEEMSLSGLDNSKLEAIAQEIYADLVEDSCLGFCFEVHRAVKCGYFFLDDTDPDSMKDFEIVDQPGLDIFGQVFNQWKSKECVCPNCSRSIAASRFAPHLEKCLGMGRNSSRIANRRIANSNNMNKSESDQEDNDDINDNDWSYGSEKKAKKRKSDKLWYLPFQNPNSPRRSKSLKHKNGELSNSDPFKYNNSTGISYETLGPEELRSLLTTQCGVISEHTKKMCTRSLRCPQHTDEQRRTVRIYFLGPSAVLPEVESSLDNDSFDMTDSQALISRLQWDGSSDLSPSDSGSSKTSENQGWGLGTNSSESRKTKKKKSHLSLVGTASSLGSNKKKKPKPPAPPTPSIYDDIN; this is translated from the exons ATGATGCAGCAGCAGTGCCGCAGGGACGGGAGAAGAGCCGAGGCCCGGCCTCCTACCCTTCCCAGTGCCCCCGGCTCATTCGTCAGTCCCCACCCCACTCTAGGCCGGCAGCTCCTGAAACTCGTACCCACCGTTCCGAGGGGCCCTGGGCTGTGGGCGCTGTGTCTGAATCCTTGG CCGTGTTGCCGCCCGCTGTGCTATGAGCAGTCAGAGCGCCGTCTCCACAAGAgtttacaaatgaaaatggagGAAATGTCTTTGTCTGGCCTGGATAACAGCAAACTAGAG GCCATCGCTCAGGAGATCTACGCGGACCTGGTCGAGGATTCTTGTTTGGGATTCTGCTTTGAGGTACACCGGGCTGTCAAGTGTGGCTACTTCTTCCTGGACGACACGGACCCTGATAGCATGAAGGATTTTG AGATCGTGGACCAGCCGGGGTTGGACATCTTTGGACAGGTTTTCAACCAGTGGAAGAGCAAGGAGTGTGTTTGCCCTAATTGCAGTCGCAGTATTGCCGCCTCCCGCTTTGCTCCCCATCTGGAGAAGTGCCTGGGAATGGGTCGGAACAGCAGCCGAATTGCCAACCGCCG CATTGCCAATAGCAACAATATGAACAAGTCTGAGAGTGACCAAGAGGATAATGATGACATCAATGACAACGACTGGTCCTATGGCTCGGAGAAGAAAG ccaagaagagaaaatcagacAAG CTATGGTATCTCCCATTCCAGAACCCCAATTCCCCTCGAAGATCCAagtctttaaaacacaaaaatg gggAACTTAGCAATTCGGATCCTTTTAAG TATAACAATTCCACTGGGATCAGCTATGAGACCCTGGGGCCAGAGGAGCTTCGAAGCCTGCTGACTACG CAATGTGGGGTGATTTCCGAACACACCAAGAAGATGTGCACAAG GTCCCTGCGCTGCCCACAGCACACAGATGAGCAGAGGCGAACCGTGCGGATTTACTTCCTCGGGCCCTCGGC CGTCCTTCCGGAGGTCGAGAGCTCCCTGGATAATGACAGCTTTGACATGACTGACAGCCAGGCCCTGATCAGCCGGCTTCAGTGGGACGGCTCCTCTGACCTCTCACCCTCAGATTCGGGCTCCTCCAAGACGAGTGAAAATCAGGGATGGGGTCTAG GTACCAACAGCTCCGAGTCACggaaaaccaagaaaaagaaatcccatcTGAGCCTGGTAGggactgcctccagcctgggctccaaCAAAAAGAAGAAGCCAAAGCCACCGGCACCCCCGACGCCCAGCATCTATGATGACATCAACTGA
- the ATXN7L3 gene encoding ataxin-7-like protein 3 isoform X5 encodes MKMEEMSLSGLDNSKLEAIAQEIYADLVEDSCLGFCFEVHRAVKCGYFFLDDTDPDSMKDFEIVDQPGLDIFGQVFNQWKSKECVCPNCSRSIAASRFAPHLEKCLGMGRNSSRIANRRIANSNNMNKSESDQEDNDDINDNDWSYGSEKKAKKRKSDKNPNSPRRSKSLKHKNGFSVCTSASNTLPLLFSSSGELSNSDPFKYNNSTGISYETLGPEELRSLLTTQCGVISEHTKKMCTRSLRCPQHTDEQRRTVRIYFLGPSAVLPEVESSLDNDSFDMTDSQALISRLQWDGSSDLSPSDSGSSKTSENQGWGLGTNSSESRKTKKKKSHLSLVGTASSLGSNKKKKPKPPAPPTPSIYDDIN; translated from the exons atgaaaatggagGAAATGTCTTTGTCTGGCCTGGATAACAGCAAACTAGAG GCCATCGCTCAGGAGATCTACGCGGACCTGGTCGAGGATTCTTGTTTGGGATTCTGCTTTGAGGTACACCGGGCTGTCAAGTGTGGCTACTTCTTCCTGGACGACACGGACCCTGATAGCATGAAGGATTTTG AGATCGTGGACCAGCCGGGGTTGGACATCTTTGGACAGGTTTTCAACCAGTGGAAGAGCAAGGAGTGTGTTTGCCCTAATTGCAGTCGCAGTATTGCCGCCTCCCGCTTTGCTCCCCATCTGGAGAAGTGCCTGGGAATGGGTCGGAACAGCAGCCGAATTGCCAACCGCCG CATTGCCAATAGCAACAATATGAACAAGTCTGAGAGTGACCAAGAGGATAATGATGACATCAATGACAACGACTGGTCCTATGGCTCGGAGAAGAAAG ccaagaagagaaaatcagacAAG AACCCCAATTCCCCTCGAAGATCCAagtctttaaaacacaaaaatg GGTTCTCTGTCTGTACCTCTGCATCAAACACCcttccccttcttttttcttcttcaggggAACTTAGCAATTCGGATCCTTTTAAG TATAACAATTCCACTGGGATCAGCTATGAGACCCTGGGGCCAGAGGAGCTTCGAAGCCTGCTGACTACG CAATGTGGGGTGATTTCCGAACACACCAAGAAGATGTGCACAAG GTCCCTGCGCTGCCCACAGCACACAGATGAGCAGAGGCGAACCGTGCGGATTTACTTCCTCGGGCCCTCGGC CGTCCTTCCGGAGGTCGAGAGCTCCCTGGATAATGACAGCTTTGACATGACTGACAGCCAGGCCCTGATCAGCCGGCTTCAGTGGGACGGCTCCTCTGACCTCTCACCCTCAGATTCGGGCTCCTCCAAGACGAGTGAAAATCAGGGATGGGGTCTAG GTACCAACAGCTCCGAGTCACggaaaaccaagaaaaagaaatcccatcTGAGCCTGGTAGggactgcctccagcctgggctccaaCAAAAAGAAGAAGCCAAAGCCACCGGCACCCCCGACGCCCAGCATCTATGATGACATCAACTGA
- the ATXN7L3 gene encoding ataxin-7-like protein 3 isoform X7, producing the protein MKMEEMSLSGLDNSKLEAIAQEIYADLVEDSCLGFCFEVHRAVKCGYFFLDDTDPDSMKDFEIVDQPGLDIFGQVFNQWKSKECVCPNCSRSIAASRFAPHLEKCLGMGRNSSRIANRRIANSNNMNKSESDQEDNDDINDNDWSYGSEKKAKKRKSDKNPNSPRRSKSLKHKNGELSNSDPFKYNNSTGISYETLGPEELRSLLTTQCGVISEHTKKMCTRSLRCPQHTDEQRRTVRIYFLGPSAVLPEVESSLDNDSFDMTDSQALISRLQWDGSSDLSPSDSGSSKTSENQGWGLGTNSSESRKTKKKKSHLSLVGTASSLGSNKKKKPKPPAPPTPSIYDDIN; encoded by the exons atgaaaatggagGAAATGTCTTTGTCTGGCCTGGATAACAGCAAACTAGAG GCCATCGCTCAGGAGATCTACGCGGACCTGGTCGAGGATTCTTGTTTGGGATTCTGCTTTGAGGTACACCGGGCTGTCAAGTGTGGCTACTTCTTCCTGGACGACACGGACCCTGATAGCATGAAGGATTTTG AGATCGTGGACCAGCCGGGGTTGGACATCTTTGGACAGGTTTTCAACCAGTGGAAGAGCAAGGAGTGTGTTTGCCCTAATTGCAGTCGCAGTATTGCCGCCTCCCGCTTTGCTCCCCATCTGGAGAAGTGCCTGGGAATGGGTCGGAACAGCAGCCGAATTGCCAACCGCCG CATTGCCAATAGCAACAATATGAACAAGTCTGAGAGTGACCAAGAGGATAATGATGACATCAATGACAACGACTGGTCCTATGGCTCGGAGAAGAAAG ccaagaagagaaaatcagacAAG AACCCCAATTCCCCTCGAAGATCCAagtctttaaaacacaaaaatg gggAACTTAGCAATTCGGATCCTTTTAAG TATAACAATTCCACTGGGATCAGCTATGAGACCCTGGGGCCAGAGGAGCTTCGAAGCCTGCTGACTACG CAATGTGGGGTGATTTCCGAACACACCAAGAAGATGTGCACAAG GTCCCTGCGCTGCCCACAGCACACAGATGAGCAGAGGCGAACCGTGCGGATTTACTTCCTCGGGCCCTCGGC CGTCCTTCCGGAGGTCGAGAGCTCCCTGGATAATGACAGCTTTGACATGACTGACAGCCAGGCCCTGATCAGCCGGCTTCAGTGGGACGGCTCCTCTGACCTCTCACCCTCAGATTCGGGCTCCTCCAAGACGAGTGAAAATCAGGGATGGGGTCTAG GTACCAACAGCTCCGAGTCACggaaaaccaagaaaaagaaatcccatcTGAGCCTGGTAGggactgcctccagcctgggctccaaCAAAAAGAAGAAGCCAAAGCCACCGGCACCCCCGACGCCCAGCATCTATGATGACATCAACTGA
- the ATXN7L3 gene encoding ataxin-7-like protein 3 isoform X4, with translation MKMEEMSLSGLDNSKLEAIAQEIYADLVEDSCLGFCFEVHRAVKCGYFFLDDTDPDSMKDFEIVDQPGLDIFGQVFNQWKSKECVCPNCSRSIAASRFAPHLEKCLGMGRNSSRIANRRIANSNNMNKSESDQEDNDDINDNDWSYGSEKKAKKRKSDKLWYLPFQNPNSPRRSKSLKHKNGFSVCTSASNTLPLLFSSSGELSNSDPFKYNNSTGISYETLGPEELRSLLTTQCGVISEHTKKMCTRSLRCPQHTDEQRRTVRIYFLGPSAVLPEVESSLDNDSFDMTDSQALISRLQWDGSSDLSPSDSGSSKTSENQGWGLGTNSSESRKTKKKKSHLSLVGTASSLGSNKKKKPKPPAPPTPSIYDDIN, from the exons atgaaaatggagGAAATGTCTTTGTCTGGCCTGGATAACAGCAAACTAGAG GCCATCGCTCAGGAGATCTACGCGGACCTGGTCGAGGATTCTTGTTTGGGATTCTGCTTTGAGGTACACCGGGCTGTCAAGTGTGGCTACTTCTTCCTGGACGACACGGACCCTGATAGCATGAAGGATTTTG AGATCGTGGACCAGCCGGGGTTGGACATCTTTGGACAGGTTTTCAACCAGTGGAAGAGCAAGGAGTGTGTTTGCCCTAATTGCAGTCGCAGTATTGCCGCCTCCCGCTTTGCTCCCCATCTGGAGAAGTGCCTGGGAATGGGTCGGAACAGCAGCCGAATTGCCAACCGCCG CATTGCCAATAGCAACAATATGAACAAGTCTGAGAGTGACCAAGAGGATAATGATGACATCAATGACAACGACTGGTCCTATGGCTCGGAGAAGAAAG ccaagaagagaaaatcagacAAG CTATGGTATCTCCCATTCCAGAACCCCAATTCCCCTCGAAGATCCAagtctttaaaacacaaaaatg GGTTCTCTGTCTGTACCTCTGCATCAAACACCcttccccttcttttttcttcttcaggggAACTTAGCAATTCGGATCCTTTTAAG TATAACAATTCCACTGGGATCAGCTATGAGACCCTGGGGCCAGAGGAGCTTCGAAGCCTGCTGACTACG CAATGTGGGGTGATTTCCGAACACACCAAGAAGATGTGCACAAG GTCCCTGCGCTGCCCACAGCACACAGATGAGCAGAGGCGAACCGTGCGGATTTACTTCCTCGGGCCCTCGGC CGTCCTTCCGGAGGTCGAGAGCTCCCTGGATAATGACAGCTTTGACATGACTGACAGCCAGGCCCTGATCAGCCGGCTTCAGTGGGACGGCTCCTCTGACCTCTCACCCTCAGATTCGGGCTCCTCCAAGACGAGTGAAAATCAGGGATGGGGTCTAG GTACCAACAGCTCCGAGTCACggaaaaccaagaaaaagaaatcccatcTGAGCCTGGTAGggactgcctccagcctgggctccaaCAAAAAGAAGAAGCCAAAGCCACCGGCACCCCCGACGCCCAGCATCTATGATGACATCAACTGA
- the ATXN7L3 gene encoding ataxin-7-like protein 3 isoform X3, whose protein sequence is MLGLSSGQRVGREGGRFQRCRGLTTPPSPCVQPCCRPLCYEQSERRLHKSLQMKMEEMSLSGLDNSKLEAIAQEIYADLVEDSCLGFCFEVHRAVKCGYFFLDDTDPDSMKDFEIVDQPGLDIFGQVFNQWKSKECVCPNCSRSIAASRFAPHLEKCLGMGRNSSRIANRRIANSNNMNKSESDQEDNDDINDNDWSYGSEKKAKKRKSDKLWYLPFQNPNSPRRSKSLKHKNGFSVCTSASNTLPLLFSSSGELSNSDPFKYNNSTGISYETLGPEELRSLLTTQCGVISEHTKKMCTRSLRCPQHTDEQRRTVRIYFLGPSAVLPEVESSLDNDSFDMTDSQALISRLQWDGSSDLSPSDSGSSKTSENQGWGLGTNSSESRKTKKKKSHLSLVGTASSLGSNKKKKPKPPAPPTPSIYDDIN, encoded by the exons ATGCTAGGACTAAGCTCTGGGCAGCGAGTGGGGAGGGAAGGTGGCCGCTTTCAGAGGTGCCGTGGACTCACAACACCCCCATCCCCATGTGTGCAGCCGTGTTGCCGCCCGCTGTGCTATGAGCAGTCAGAGCGCCGTCTCCACAAGAgtttacaaatgaaaatggagGAAATGTCTTTGTCTGGCCTGGATAACAGCAAACTAGAG GCCATCGCTCAGGAGATCTACGCGGACCTGGTCGAGGATTCTTGTTTGGGATTCTGCTTTGAGGTACACCGGGCTGTCAAGTGTGGCTACTTCTTCCTGGACGACACGGACCCTGATAGCATGAAGGATTTTG AGATCGTGGACCAGCCGGGGTTGGACATCTTTGGACAGGTTTTCAACCAGTGGAAGAGCAAGGAGTGTGTTTGCCCTAATTGCAGTCGCAGTATTGCCGCCTCCCGCTTTGCTCCCCATCTGGAGAAGTGCCTGGGAATGGGTCGGAACAGCAGCCGAATTGCCAACCGCCG CATTGCCAATAGCAACAATATGAACAAGTCTGAGAGTGACCAAGAGGATAATGATGACATCAATGACAACGACTGGTCCTATGGCTCGGAGAAGAAAG ccaagaagagaaaatcagacAAG CTATGGTATCTCCCATTCCAGAACCCCAATTCCCCTCGAAGATCCAagtctttaaaacacaaaaatg GGTTCTCTGTCTGTACCTCTGCATCAAACACCcttccccttcttttttcttcttcaggggAACTTAGCAATTCGGATCCTTTTAAG TATAACAATTCCACTGGGATCAGCTATGAGACCCTGGGGCCAGAGGAGCTTCGAAGCCTGCTGACTACG CAATGTGGGGTGATTTCCGAACACACCAAGAAGATGTGCACAAG GTCCCTGCGCTGCCCACAGCACACAGATGAGCAGAGGCGAACCGTGCGGATTTACTTCCTCGGGCCCTCGGC CGTCCTTCCGGAGGTCGAGAGCTCCCTGGATAATGACAGCTTTGACATGACTGACAGCCAGGCCCTGATCAGCCGGCTTCAGTGGGACGGCTCCTCTGACCTCTCACCCTCAGATTCGGGCTCCTCCAAGACGAGTGAAAATCAGGGATGGGGTCTAG GTACCAACAGCTCCGAGTCACggaaaaccaagaaaaagaaatcccatcTGAGCCTGGTAGggactgcctccagcctgggctccaaCAAAAAGAAGAAGCCAAAGCCACCGGCACCCCCGACGCCCAGCATCTATGATGACATCAACTGA
- the ATXN7L3 gene encoding ataxin-7-like protein 3 isoform X6 codes for MKMEEMSLSGLDNSKLEAIAQEIYADLVEDSCLGFCFEVHRAVKCGYFFLDDTDPDSMKDFEIVDQPGLDIFGQVFNQWKSKECVCPNCSRSIAASRFAPHLEKCLGMGRNSSRIANRRIANSNNMNKSESDQEDNDDINDNDWSYGSEKKAKKRKSDKLWYLPFQNPNSPRRSKSLKHKNGELSNSDPFKYNNSTGISYETLGPEELRSLLTTQCGVISEHTKKMCTRSLRCPQHTDEQRRTVRIYFLGPSAVLPEVESSLDNDSFDMTDSQALISRLQWDGSSDLSPSDSGSSKTSENQGWGLGTNSSESRKTKKKKSHLSLVGTASSLGSNKKKKPKPPAPPTPSIYDDIN; via the exons atgaaaatggagGAAATGTCTTTGTCTGGCCTGGATAACAGCAAACTAGAG GCCATCGCTCAGGAGATCTACGCGGACCTGGTCGAGGATTCTTGTTTGGGATTCTGCTTTGAGGTACACCGGGCTGTCAAGTGTGGCTACTTCTTCCTGGACGACACGGACCCTGATAGCATGAAGGATTTTG AGATCGTGGACCAGCCGGGGTTGGACATCTTTGGACAGGTTTTCAACCAGTGGAAGAGCAAGGAGTGTGTTTGCCCTAATTGCAGTCGCAGTATTGCCGCCTCCCGCTTTGCTCCCCATCTGGAGAAGTGCCTGGGAATGGGTCGGAACAGCAGCCGAATTGCCAACCGCCG CATTGCCAATAGCAACAATATGAACAAGTCTGAGAGTGACCAAGAGGATAATGATGACATCAATGACAACGACTGGTCCTATGGCTCGGAGAAGAAAG ccaagaagagaaaatcagacAAG CTATGGTATCTCCCATTCCAGAACCCCAATTCCCCTCGAAGATCCAagtctttaaaacacaaaaatg gggAACTTAGCAATTCGGATCCTTTTAAG TATAACAATTCCACTGGGATCAGCTATGAGACCCTGGGGCCAGAGGAGCTTCGAAGCCTGCTGACTACG CAATGTGGGGTGATTTCCGAACACACCAAGAAGATGTGCACAAG GTCCCTGCGCTGCCCACAGCACACAGATGAGCAGAGGCGAACCGTGCGGATTTACTTCCTCGGGCCCTCGGC CGTCCTTCCGGAGGTCGAGAGCTCCCTGGATAATGACAGCTTTGACATGACTGACAGCCAGGCCCTGATCAGCCGGCTTCAGTGGGACGGCTCCTCTGACCTCTCACCCTCAGATTCGGGCTCCTCCAAGACGAGTGAAAATCAGGGATGGGGTCTAG GTACCAACAGCTCCGAGTCACggaaaaccaagaaaaagaaatcccatcTGAGCCTGGTAGggactgcctccagcctgggctccaaCAAAAAGAAGAAGCCAAAGCCACCGGCACCCCCGACGCCCAGCATCTATGATGACATCAACTGA